Proteins co-encoded in one Brassica oleracea var. oleracea cultivar TO1000 chromosome C4, BOL, whole genome shotgun sequence genomic window:
- the LOC106339788 gene encoding squalene monooxygenase 1,1-like gives MDMYLTHVCLWTTLLSVVVTWAISHVSNRRKKTTKLTDTTAGQERRYGGPDVIIVGAGVGGSALAYALAKDGRRVHVIERDMSEPVRMMGEFMQPGGRLMLAKLGLQDCLEEIDAQKSTCLSLYKDGKKAVVPFPVEDNNFPYEPTGRTFHNGRFVQRLRQKASSLPNVRLEQGTVKSLIEEKGVIKGVTYKNSSGEETTAFAPLTVVCDGCFSNLRRSLNNNDAEVMSYQVGYISKNCQLEEPEYLHLVMAKPSFTMMCQLSSTEVRCGLELFPGQIPSIANGDMTNFLRNTMAPQVPPKLRKIFLKGIDEGAQIKVMPTKRMAATLSDKKGAIVLGDAFNMRHPSIASGMMVLLSDILILRCLLQPLEYLGDTNKVSEVIKSFYVIRKPMSATVNTLGTAFSQVLIASTDKAKEAMRQGCYDYLSSGGFGASGLMALLGGMNPRPLSLIYHLFVVTLSATVQLLSPFPSPLGIWHSLRLFGLSMKMLVPHLKAEGVSQMLFPPYAAVYRKTYMTATTI, from the exons ATGGATATGTATCTTACGCACGTTTGTTTATGGACGACGCTGCTCTCCGTCGTTGTGACTTGGGCAATATCCCACGTCAGTAACCGGAGGAAGAAGACAACAAAGCTGACGGATACGACGGCAGGCCAGGAGAGAAGATACGGTGGTCCAGACGTCATCATCGTCGGAGCTGGTGTCGGCGGCTCAGCTCTCGCCTATGCTCTTGCTAAG GACGGACGCAGAGTGCATGTGATAGAGAGAGACATGAGCGAACCAGTGAGAATGATGGGGGAGTTTATGCAACCTGGAGGACGACTCATGCTAGCTAAGCTTGGCCTTCAAG ATTGTTTGGAGGAAATCGATGCACAGAAATCCACATGCTTGTCACTTTATAAGGACGGGAAAAAAGCCGTCGTACCTTTTCCGGTGGAGGACAACAACTTTCCTTATGAACCTACTGGTCGAACTTTTCACAATGGCCGTTTTGTCCAGCGACTGCGCCAAAAGGCCTCTTCTCTCCCCAA TGTGCGGCTGGAACAAGGAACGGTAAAATCTTTGATAGAAGAAAAAGGAGTGATCAAAGGAGTGACATACAAGAACAGTTCTGGCGAAGAAACGACGGCCTTTGCACCTCTCACTGTGGTATGCGACGGTTGCTTCTCGAACCTTCGTCGGTCTCTTAACAATAATGAT GCGGAGGTTATGTCGTACCAAGTTGGTTACATATCAAAGAACTGTCAGCTCGAAGAACCTGAATACTTACACTTGGTAATGGCTAAACCGTCCTTCACCATGATGTGTCAACTAAGCAGCACTGAGGTTCGTTGTGGTTTGGAGCTTTTCCCCGGACAAATTCCTTCTATTGCTAATGGTGACATGACCAACTTTTTGAGAAACACTATGGCTCCTCAG GTACCTCCAAAACTCCGCAAAATATTTTTGAAAGGGATCGACGAGGGAGCACAAATAAAAGTGATGCCAACAAAGCGCATGGCAGCTACTTTGAGCGATAAGAAAGGTGCGATTGTGCTGGGAGATGCATTCAACATGCGTCATCCATCAATCGCGTCTGGAATGATGGTTTTACTGTCTGACATTCTCATCCTACGTTGCCTTCTCCAGCCATTGGAATACCTCGGTGATACAAACAAAGTCTCAGAAGTTATCAAGTCCTTTTATGTTATCAGAAAG CCAATGTCAGCGACGGTGAACACACTAGGGACTGCATTTTCTCAAGTACTAATTGCATCGACCGACAAAGCAAAAGAGGCAATGCGACAAGGCTGTTATGATTACCTCTCTAGTGGCGGATTTGGCGCGTCTGGATTGATGGCTCTACTGGGCGGCATGAACCCTCGTCCGCTTTCTCTCATCTATCATCTATTCGTTGTTACTCTGTCCGCCACTGTTCAACTGCTCTCTCCATTTCCCTCCCCTCTTGGCATTTGGCATAGCCTCAGACTTTTTGGT TTGTCTATGAAGATGTTGGTTCCTCATCTCAAGGCGGAAGGGGTTAGCCAGATGTTGTTTCCACCATACGCAGCCGTGTATCGCAAAACATATATGACAGCAACCACTATCTAA